A single genomic interval of Fructobacillus americanaquae harbors:
- a CDS encoding tRNA (adenine(22)-N(1))-methyltransferase — MTAIKLSPRLAAVKDLVNDQARVADIGSDHAYLAAALLLEKKSEFALVGEVAQGPLENAIHTVAHYGLSDQVTCRLADGLAAIEPADRIETVVIAGMGGLLIEKILTAGQDKGPFNQLILQPNTDQAAVRLWLSKNSYRIDQEEIVQEGHHRYEIIVAVPGQQELTRADWTFGPKLLQAKSPVFLAKWKQERSRAAEVLSRLENAQQTGSEKYVNLQKKLNFINQEVFNGQSK, encoded by the coding sequence ATGACAGCAATTAAACTGAGCCCGCGGTTAGCCGCAGTGAAAGATTTGGTGAATGACCAGGCACGTGTTGCCGATATTGGGTCAGACCATGCCTATTTAGCGGCAGCCCTGTTACTGGAAAAGAAGAGCGAATTTGCCTTGGTGGGTGAGGTTGCGCAGGGTCCTCTCGAGAATGCTATTCATACGGTGGCCCATTATGGTTTGTCTGACCAAGTAACTTGTCGGTTAGCGGACGGACTAGCAGCGATTGAACCCGCTGATCGAATCGAAACCGTTGTAATTGCCGGAATGGGTGGTTTGCTGATTGAGAAGATTTTGACTGCTGGCCAAGATAAGGGGCCGTTTAACCAATTAATTTTACAGCCGAATACTGATCAGGCGGCGGTTCGTTTGTGGCTAAGTAAAAACAGTTATCGAATTGATCAAGAAGAAATTGTGCAAGAGGGACACCACCGTTATGAAATCATTGTGGCCGTTCCCGGTCAACAGGAGCTGACCCGTGCCGACTGGACCTTTGGTCCAAAGCTCCTGCAAGCAAAAAGTCCAGTTTTCTTGGCCAAGTGGAAGCAAGAACGCAGTCGAGCGGCTGAGGTTTTGTCACGATTAGAAAACGCACAACAGACAGGCAGTGAAAAGTATGTAAACTTACAAAAAAAGCTCAATTTTATCAACCAGGAGGTTTTTAATGGTCAAAGCAAGTGA
- a CDS encoding Nif3-like dinuclear metal center hexameric protein, whose translation MVKASELIEQIEAFAPKSWAEPGDPTGLQIGQPDQPIHRVLTTLDVRPEVVQEAIDLGADFIWAHHEAMFRPAKNLDLSDPQNAMYALAIKNNIVIYASHTNLDAAIGGLNDWLCQAFGIENQVPLLPSDEGKPGMGRIGELKTALTMADFAKQVKTVCQVAAVRLITNDATKIVNRVAILGGDGGKYWQKAQEAGADLYLTADLYYHVGHDVLAADFAVLDPDHHMEALAKEPMAQKVQEWFDGQLPVTASQINTDPYTYF comes from the coding sequence ATGGTCAAAGCAAGTGAATTAATTGAACAAATTGAGGCCTTTGCACCAAAGTCGTGGGCTGAACCGGGCGATCCAACTGGGTTACAGATTGGCCAGCCGGACCAACCAATTCACCGTGTCTTGACGACCCTGGATGTACGGCCGGAAGTTGTCCAGGAGGCCATTGATTTAGGGGCTGATTTTATCTGGGCTCATCACGAAGCCATGTTTCGGCCTGCTAAAAACCTCGATTTGTCGGACCCACAAAATGCCATGTATGCACTCGCAATTAAAAATAACATTGTGATTTATGCCTCTCATACTAACTTGGATGCTGCCATTGGTGGTTTGAATGATTGGTTATGCCAGGCATTTGGGATTGAAAATCAGGTGCCACTTCTGCCAAGTGATGAGGGCAAGCCCGGGATGGGGCGGATTGGTGAGTTGAAGACTGCCTTGACCATGGCTGACTTTGCGAAACAGGTGAAGACTGTTTGCCAGGTCGCTGCTGTGCGTCTGATTACCAATGATGCGACTAAAATTGTGAACCGGGTTGCCATTCTAGGTGGTGATGGTGGTAAGTATTGGCAAAAGGCGCAAGAAGCTGGCGCTGACCTTTACTTAACTGCTGATTTGTACTACCATGTTGGTCATGATGTATTGGCCGCTGATTTTGCCGTGTTAGACCCCGACCACCATATGGAAGCCTTGGCCAAAGAACCGATGGCTCAAAAAGTGCAAGAGTGGTTTGATGGACAATTACCGGTCACGGCTAGTCAGATAAATACTGATCCCTATACCTATTTTTAG
- the pepT gene encoding peptidase T: MSEKYPQLVSRFLRYVKVDTRSDEESQTIPSSPKEVQFLKDLAVELKEIGLENVRTMKDGYLFAELPSNLPNGRGTKIGFISHVDTADFESEHVNPQEVDHYDGHSVLELGTSGYKLDPEVFPHLKNYQGHDLITTDGTTLLGSDDKSGVAEIIALAEYLLAHPEVKHGPVRFAFGPDEEIGIGANHFDVAAFDADFAYTVDGGPLGELEWETFNAAQAEIVITGQNVHPGTAKGAMVNAIQVGIDFHNALPEHDRPEKTEGREGFYHLIDMAGTPEKATLTYIIRDHDREKFESRKQTLVQSVDQLNRDLQKDRVALTLKDQYYNMGDVLKDHQEVVQYADQAMMDLGITPDTQPARGGTDGSKITFLGLPTPNLFAGGENMHGRYEFVSKQVMEQATDVLLGILTKAAESK, encoded by the coding sequence ATGTCTGAGAAGTACCCACAGTTAGTGTCTCGTTTCTTACGCTATGTCAAAGTTGATACGCGGTCTGATGAAGAGAGTCAGACGATTCCATCATCGCCAAAAGAAGTTCAGTTTTTAAAGGATTTGGCCGTTGAATTAAAGGAAATAGGCTTGGAAAACGTCCGCACGATGAAGGATGGCTATCTTTTTGCTGAATTGCCTTCGAATTTACCAAACGGACGGGGAACAAAGATCGGCTTTATTTCCCATGTGGATACGGCTGATTTTGAAAGTGAGCATGTCAACCCACAAGAAGTTGATCACTACGACGGACATTCCGTTTTGGAGTTGGGGACGTCTGGCTACAAGTTGGACCCAGAAGTGTTCCCACATCTCAAGAACTATCAAGGACATGATTTGATTACGACGGACGGGACCACCTTACTAGGTTCTGATGACAAGTCTGGTGTGGCTGAAATCATTGCTTTGGCAGAATATTTGTTGGCCCACCCAGAAGTAAAGCATGGTCCAGTTCGCTTTGCTTTTGGTCCGGATGAAGAAATTGGTATCGGCGCTAATCATTTTGATGTTGCTGCCTTTGATGCTGATTTTGCCTACACCGTTGATGGCGGTCCGTTGGGCGAATTGGAGTGGGAAACCTTCAATGCTGCGCAGGCCGAGATTGTGATCACCGGTCAAAACGTTCATCCTGGTACTGCCAAGGGGGCAATGGTTAATGCCATTCAAGTCGGGATTGATTTTCATAATGCGTTGCCTGAGCATGACCGTCCCGAAAAGACAGAGGGTCGTGAAGGTTTTTATCATTTGATTGATATGGCAGGAACGCCAGAGAAAGCTACGTTAACTTACATTATTCGGGATCACGATCGGGAAAAGTTTGAAAGCCGCAAGCAAACGCTGGTCCAAAGCGTCGACCAATTAAATCGGGATTTGCAAAAAGACCGAGTAGCTTTGACCCTAAAAGATCAATACTACAACATGGGTGATGTCTTGAAGGATCACCAAGAAGTTGTTCAATATGCCGATCAAGCCATGATGGATTTGGGCATCACACCGGATACACAACCGGCTCGAGGTGGTACGGATGGATCAAAGATTACGTTCTTAGGTCTGCCAACGCCAAATCTTTTTGCCGGTGGTGAAAACATGCACGGTCGTTATGAATTCGTGTCAAAACAGGTGATGGAACAGGCAACTGATGTTTTGTTAGGGATTTTGACAAAGGCGGCAGAGTCAAAGTAA
- a CDS encoding YjzD family protein, protein MRYITAAFWCALFGEVLGYLVGQMTGVTFNPGVTALVTIIVGEAALVLVPALSDSPNVEKADNQA, encoded by the coding sequence ATGCGCTATATTACCGCCGCCTTCTGGTGTGCACTGTTTGGTGAAGTTCTTGGTTACTTGGTCGGACAAATGACCGGCGTAACTTTCAATCCAGGTGTGACAGCTCTCGTAACGATTATCGTTGGTGAAGCTGCCCTCGTTTTGGTACCTGCCTTGTCAGATTCTCCAAATGTAGAAAAGGCAGACAACCAAGCCTAA